GCCTCGACCTCGAGCATCCTCACGCCCGAGATCGTCGGGCAGCGCCACTACGACGTGGCCCGGCGGGTGCAGGAGGTGCTCCAGCGCTACAAGGAGCTCCAGGACATCATCGCCATCCTCGGGCTCGACGAGCTCTCGGAGGAGGACCGCCTCATCGTGAACCGGGCCCGCAAGGTGCAGCGGTTCCTCTCCCAGCCGTTCTTCGTGGCCGAGGTGTTCACCGGCATGCCCGGCATCTTCGTGCCCGTCGAGGACACGGTGGAGTCCTTCGCCCAGCTGGTCGAGGGCGAGCTCGACGACCTGCCCGAGCAGGCCTTCCTCAACGTCGGCGACGCCGATGCCGCCCGGGCCAAGGCCCGAGAGCTCGAGGCCGGCGCCTGATGGCCCTGCACGTCGAGCTGGTCTCGCCCGAGCGGACGCTGTTCGCCGGCGACGCCACCATGGTGCGAGCCCGCACCGTGGGGGGCGGCGACATCGCCTTCCTGCCCGGCCACTCGCCCTTCGTCGGGGCGTTGGAGACCTGGACCCTCGAGATCGCGCTCGTCGACGGCACCACCGAATTGGCTGCCGTGCACGGGGGGTTCGTGGAGGTGAGCAACGACCAGGTGAAGATCCTGTCGAACCTGGCCGAGATGGCGAGCACGATCGACGCCGACCGGGCCCGTCGGGCCAAGGAGGCCGCCGAGGCGGCGCTGGCCAAGGGCGACGACGTCGAGGCCGAGGCCGAGCTGCGCCGGGCCCACGCCCGTCTCGTGGCCACCGGCCACGGCATCTGAGCCTCGCGGCCGTTCAGCCCCTGACCGCGTCAGCGTTCCGCGGCACGGTCCACCGTGGCGGTGATGAACGCCGCGAACTCCTCAGGGTGGGTCTGGTTGGCGAAGTGGCCGGCGCCCTCGATCGTGACCAGCCGACCGTCCGCCACCTGGGCGGCCAGCCGCCGGGCGCCCTCGACGTGCTCGGGTGACGTGTCGGAGCCGTGGCCGACGACCGTCGGCACGGTGAGCCGATCGGCTGCGAAGGGCGCGGTGGCCAGCGACGCCATGTCGCGCGCGAACGCCGGACCCTCGGCGCGGCGCAGCGCC
This is a stretch of genomic DNA from Acidimicrobiales bacterium. It encodes these proteins:
- a CDS encoding F0F1 ATP synthase subunit beta (Produces ATP from ADP in the presence of a proton gradient across the membrane. The beta chain is a regulatory subunit), yielding TSLQAVYVPADDYTDPAPFTTFTHLDATTELSRNIASLGIYPAVDPLASTSSILTPEIVGQRHYDVARRVQEVLQRYKELQDIIAILGLDELSEEDRLIVNRARKVQRFLSQPFFVAEVFTGMPGIFVPVEDTVESFAQLVEGELDDLPEQAFLNVGDADAARAKARELEAGA
- the atpC gene encoding ATP synthase F1 subunit epsilon; the encoded protein is MALHVELVSPERTLFAGDATMVRARTVGGGDIAFLPGHSPFVGALETWTLEIALVDGTTELAAVHGGFVEVSNDQVKILSNLAEMASTIDADRARRAKEAAEAALAKGDDVEAEAELRRAHARLVATGHGI